CACGCCCAGGAAGGAATGGACCGGCGGGTGCGACTGCGGCAGGCCGAGGGCGCGCGGGTCGCCGCCCTCGTTCTCCATGCGCACCGGCTGGCGCTTTTCAAGCAGGGTATTGAGTACCCCCGCGCGCGGCGAACTGGAGACCACGCGCGCCTGGCGGTTGTCGCCGCAGGAGGAAAAGTAACTGAGTTCGTCGGCGCCCTCCTCCATCACCCCGATGCAGGCAAACTTGGCCACCGACACGTTCTGCGCCACGCGGCAGCCGATCTCGATCAGGGCGGCCGGGTCGCGCTCGGCCCCCAGTTCGATACCCAGCTCGATGAGCGACGTCAGGCGCAGGCTCACTGCCTGCAGGCTTGACAGACTGCTGGACAGCCGCCCCGTCATGTCGGCCAGTCCGTGGGAAGGGACGGCGGCATCGCCGTCGTTGTCGCTGGCCATGCGCGACAGGCCCTGGCTGCTGGACTCCACCTCATCGAGGTATTCGGCCACCGTGTTTTCGATCAGCGACATGGGGCTGGCGTCAACCGCCGCGCTGGCCATGGCCGGCAGGGCCTTCGGTTCGTTCATCCCCAGCGCTTCGTGGACCGTGCGCAGGATTTCATCGGGATCGGACGGCTTGCCCAGCACCCAGCGCACGCCGCACGCTTCGGCCATGTTGTGCGCTTCGCGTTCACGGTAGGTTGCGGTATAGAAGATGACGGGAATATCGGCGGTGGCCGGGTCGCCCTGCATGCGCGTGACGAATTCGTAGCCATCCATATTCGGCATGAGGATGTCGGAAATGACCAGGTCCGGTCTTTCCTTGCGCACCATGGCCAGGCCTTCAACGCCGTTGGACGCCTCCACCAGCCGGTGCCCGCCGTAGCCGAGCAGCGTGATGAGGAATTCGCGGTTGAGCACATGGTCGTCCACGATCAGGATCGTGGCCCGGCGCGGCTCCGGCGCCGGCGGTGCGGGCGTGGCGCCGCTGCGGCTGGTGAGGAAATTTTCAAGCTCGGTGACGAAGGTATCAGGCTCGATCGGCTTGCCGATGTAGCCGTCAAAGCCCGCTTCCAGCAGCCGTTCGCGGTCGCCCACCATGGCCAGCGCCGTCACCGCCAGCACGGGAATGTGGGCCAGCGCGGGATCGGCCTTGAGTGCGCCCACCACGCCGTAGCCATCGAGCTTGGGCAGGTGGACGTCGCAGATGATCAGGTCGGGCCGGGTTTCACGGGCCGCCTCCACGCCGCTGGTGCCGTCGATTGCCATCAGGGGTGTATAGCCGAACGCTGTCAGCAGGTACACCATCAATTCCATGTTGGTGGGATTGTCTTCAATAATAAGAATCCGTGCCGACACGATTTCCGCTCCCGTCCATGATCAAGCGCCTGGAATTTGAAACCGAAGGTTACAAATTACCACATTTGAAATGCGAAAGTGCTTGTCCATGACAATACTTTCGGGTCCACTCTATCACGGCTGGGAGGGATGTTGCCGAAGATTATCTATGGTGTGAACAGGTCGGCCAGTTCCTGCATGAGGCGGTTGAGGATGCGCGGGTTGCGGCCCATGGCCACATGGCCGATGCCGCCAAACTCGATGCTGCGCGCGCCGGGCAGCACGCTGGAGGTCTGGGGCGCGACGATATTGTCGTGATGGGTGAAGATGGAGGTGATCAGCGCGCGCCTGGCCGGCGTCTCAGATGCGCCCAGCTCGCGCAGCCAGTCGCATTCCGGGGCGTCCGGCCCGCCCGAGCGGCGCATCTGGGCCGCGTTCAGGCCAATACCCTTGCTGGCCAGGCTGGTGCCGAAATGGGGCGTGCCAAGCGTGAAAATGTGCGCCACGCGCGCCTCGCCATGGGCCCGCATATACGCCCTGGCCACCAGGCCGCCCATGCTGTGGGCGATGATGACGACCTTGGGGGCGTTGGTTTTAGCACACAGTGTCGCCACCGCCCGTTCAACCAGGGGCACATAGTCGTCGATGGCGCCGAGCATCGGTTCCAGGTCGAGCGAGGCGTGGCTGATGCCACCCGCGTCGAGCAGCGGCGTCAAATGCGACCAATAGCCGCTATTGCAGCCGTAACCATGCAGCAGCAGCACGGGCGGGTAAGTGCGGTTATCGTAAATACGCTCGCGCGCACTGGCGCGCGCCATGAACCACGAGGACTGCAGCAAGGTGGCGATGAATTCCTCGGCAAAAAGCTTCAGGCGCGCTCCGGCGGCGAGCTGGAAATTTGCCGGGGTGGCGCTGGAAAAACGGGCCGTCATGAGAAAGTTGTTGGCCGTGATGAGCATGCGCACCACCAGCACGATGAGGGCCCCGGCGGCCAGCGCCAGCGGCCAGCTGGCAATGGTGCCCCCGCCAACCAGGGCCCAGGCAAAGAGCAGCGCACACGCCGCCTGCACCAGCAGCAGCCATCGCAGCAGCGTACGCGTCCTCATGCCGGGACTAGGCGGCCACCAGACGCGCGGCCGGCTTGCCGGTCAGTTCCTGCGCCAGGATGCTGGCCAGGCGTGCGGTGATGCCATAGATGGACAGCTGCGGATTGGCGCCGATCGAGGTGGGAAACAGCGAGCCGTCGTGCACCGACAGGTTGCTCACGCCGTGGTAGCGGCCGTTGGCGTTGACCACACCGAGGTTCTCGTCGTCCGACATGGCGCACCCGCCCATGACATGGGCCGAGACCACGCGCGTGATGAGCGGCGCAAAGTCGAGCGACTCGATGCCCTTTTTCGCCGCTGCCCAGGTGCTGTAGCGATCGGCCATTTCATGCACCGGCTGCACGGTTTTGGCGCCGGCCGCAAACTGGATTTCGGCCATGGAGAGCATGGAGCGCTTGACGCCGTCCCAGACAAAACCGGTAATCGGATAATCGAGCACCGCCGCCCCGCCGCTGCCCAGCTGCACGGTGCCGCCCTGCGACTGCTCGTGAAAGCCGTCGCGCAGCAGGGCAAGCAGGGCATGCACGTGCGGGTACTGGCGCATCATGTCGGCGTGCGCCTGGCCATAACCGGCCATGGTGGTTGACAGCAGCAGCGGATGCAGGGGCGGCGCTTCGAGCTTGTAGCCGATCGGCCCGTCAATGGCCTGGGTGTCGAGGAAGTGGTCGGAATAAATGGTTTGCGGCGCGCCCGCATAGCCATCCACGCGCTGCTCGAAGATGCCGGCCGAGATCACGGTGGGATGCAAGAAGGTACGCTTGCCCAGCAGGCCATGCGGGTCGGGCGCCTTTGAGCGCAGCAGCAGGCCGGGCGAATTGATGGCGCCTCCGGCCACCACGAAGTGCCTGGCGCGTAGCACGATGGTGCGACCGGTCGGCGCCAGGCCGTCGGCATCGAGGGCCGTGACCACCAGGCTGTCCACGCGCTCGCCCTTGAACACCAGGCGCTCGGCGCGCGCATGGGTCAGGAGCGTGGCCTTGTGCTCGAGCGCGGCGGGGATGGTGGTGACCAGCATCGACTGCTTGGCGTTGGTGGGACAGCCCATGCCGCAGTAGCCCAGGTTCCAGCAGCCCTTCACGTTGCGCATGATGGCGGCGGCGGGAATACCCAGCTGCGCGGCGCCGCGCTTGAGCAGGTCGTTGTTTTCGTTGGGCGGCGTGAGCCAGGTACTCACGTGCAAGCGCTGCTCCATCATGAGAAACCACGGGGCCAGCGCTTCGGCGCTGTAGCCGGCCAGCCCGAAATGCTTCTGCCAGTATTCGAGCGTGGGGGTGGGCGTGCGGAAGCTGGACGTCCAGTTGACAGTGGTGGAGCCGCCCACGGTGCGGCCCTGCAGGATGTTGATTGCCTTGTCGCGCGTCTTGCGCGCCGCCGACTCCTGGTACAGGGTCGGATAGGCTTCTGCCTCGCGCATCTTGAAGTCCCGGGAAGACTTGAGCGCGCCCTCCTCCACGATCAGCACCTTCAGGCCCGAGCGGGCCAGGATTTCGGCCGTGACCCCGCCACCGGCACCGCTGCCGACAATGACCACATCCGCTTCCATGGTGCGGTCGGATGTGAGCGTGGCCGCATCGGTGACGCTCCAGCCGCCTGCCACGCCGGCCTGGATCGGATCAGGAATCACACTCATGCCAGCTCCTTCATGGGGCCGGGATAGCCAATGCTGTCCCAGGTGGAGGGATCGGCGTACCATGCGCCGATGATCAGGTCGTGCAGGGCATGGTAAGCCGTTTGCAGCATGTCGAGCCGGTGGAAGCGCCACGCCTGCAGGAACTCGCCCACCTGGTCGGGCCGCGCCGCACGCCAGCCGCCGGACACGCCCGTGAGCAGGCGGCGCGCGGGCGCCAGGGCCAGCAAGCCAAACAGATCCTGTACTTCCTTCTGGGCGGCCAGGGGCAGGCCCAGGATAGCCTGGTGGACGCGGCCGGTGGTGGCGACGATGGCAGTGGTGCGGGCGGCCCCGTCCACGGGCAGGGCGCCGGCGAGCATGGCAGGGACGATCGCGTCGAGGGCGGCCCTGGCTTCGCCATCGAGCACAAAGCGCTGCAGGGGGCTGGAAGCCTGGGTGTAGCGATACAGCCCGCCACCGGCGGCAAGCGTGACTGCCGCCAGCGCGCCCACTTTCATGAATGTCCTGCGATTGGTCCCCATGTCCCTGATTCCATGTATTTTTTTGCTAGTGTACGCCAATCCGGGAGGCGGATTTGCCGGGAAACTAGAGTGATCCGTCTACTCGTTTCTGGTACAACGTCAGTCATGAAGAAAGACATTCTGGCCCAAAAACTGGAACAACAGCTCAGGACCGTGGCCGCCGAGCGCCTCGCTGCCAAGCGTGAACCGGGCTTGCTGGCATCGCGCACGGCGCTCAAGCAGTATCAGGCGGCGCGGCTGGCCAGCTCGCATGCGGACCTGCTGGCCCACCCCAATACCGGCGACGCGGCCAGGTTCTTCCTCGAAGAACTGTATGGCTCGCAGGACCTGAGCCAGCGCGACATTGACCTGGGACGCATCATCCCCACGCTGCAAAAAATGCTCACCTATGAAGCGCTTCACACGATCACGGACGCGATCGTGCTCGACGCGCTGTCCGAGCAGCTCGATACGGCCATGGCGCGCGTGCTGGGAACGGAATTTACCGAAGGCATGTACATTGCGGCCTACCGCACGGCCACCACGCGCGAGGAGCGCTTGCGGCAGCTGGACCTGGTGCAGGAACTGGGCGGCTCGCTGTGCGACCTGGTAAATATTCCCCTTCTGGCAATGACGCTCACCATCATGAAGGGACCGGCCAGGGTGGCTGGCCTGTCGAATCTGCACAAGTTCCTGGAACGGGGATTTACCACGTTCAAGAAAATGCGCAAGCCGCGCGACTTCGTTGCCACCATCGTCGCGCGCGAACGCCAGGTGATGGAAAACATCTTTGAAGGCCGGATGGATTCGTTTGGCCAGTAGCGTGCCCATCGGTCCCGGGCGGGCGCCATGGCAGTGCTGGCCAGCTACTTGGCTGCCTTGATGATTTGCCGCGCAATGCCGCGCAAGATATTGACTTCTTCCGTTTCCAGCTGCGTGCGGGAAAACAGGCGCTTCAGGCGCGGCATGAGTTTCTTGGGATTGTTCGCATCCAGGAAATCGATCTGCACCAGCGCCTGTTCCAGGTGGGCAAACATGCCCTCGATCTGCTCCAGGCTGGCCGCGTCGCCATGAAAGCCGATATTGCTGGCCGGCGCCACCGCGCCATCGGCCACCCGGCATTCATAGGCGAGCACCTGCAGCGCCTGGGCCAGGTTGAGCGAGGAATAATCGGGATTGGCGGGAATATTGATCAGCACATTGCACTGCTCGACGATCTGGTTCGGCAGCCCGAACCGTTCATTACCGAAAATGAGCGCGGCCGACAGCTCGCCCTGCCCCGCCACGTGGCCTGCGAATTCGCGCGGCGTCCATACCGGTGGCGAGAATTCGCGGAGCCGGGCCGAGACCGCGGCCGCAAAGTTGCATCCTTCCAGCGCTTCGGCCATGCTGCTCACGGTACGCGCGCCTTCCAGGACATCGAGCGCGCCGCTGGCAAAGGCGATGGCTTCGGCATCGCGCGTCATGTCCGGGAAGCGGGGATTGACCAGCACCAGCTCGCCAAAGCCCATGGTTTTCATGGCACGCGCTGCAGCGCCAATATTGCCGGCGCGGCTCGTTTCGACCAGGACGAATCGGAGGCGCTGAAAAACAGAAGTGGGTGTTTGGGGCATGTTCATTTAAAATAGCGGCATCGCGCAGGTTCGGGCAAGTAAAACAAGGCTTATCAAGGCCGCGATTTTACCCAGTTCGCTGACGCACCGCTCTTTAATTCATTCTTATTCTCTATCGTTTGCTGCGCCCGCCCGGGCGCTGTGGGCGTTAGCGTTCTCTTACCGGAAGCCAAACATGCACCCAATGCTCAACACGGCCATCAAGGCCGCCCGCCGCGCCGCCACCGTCATCCAGCGCGCCTCGTTCGACGTCGACCGCCTCAGCGTTACCGAAAAACAACACAACGATTTCGTGACCGATGTGGACCAGGCGGCAGAACAGGCCATCATCGAGACCCTGCTCAAGGCCTATCCCGAGCATGCCATCCTGGCCGAGGAATCGGGTGCTTCTTCCAATTTGAACGATGAGAGTGAATTCGCGTGGATCATCGACCCCATCGATGGCACCACCAACTTCATGCACGGCTATCCCAACTATTGCATTTCCATCGCCCTGTCCCAGCGCGGCGTCATCACCCAGGCCGTGGTGTACGACCCGGTGCGCAATGACCTGTACACCGCGACCAAGGGCGCCGGCGCCTACCTCAACGACAAGCGCATCCGCGTGACCAAGCATGACCGCCTGTCCAACACCCTGTTGTGCACCGGCCACGCGGCCGGGCCGCGCGCCCTCGAAGACTACATGCGCATGTACAAGGCGGTGGCCGAGCGTTGCCAGGCCGTGCGCAGTTCGGGCTCGGCCGCGCTGGAACTGGCCAACGTGGCTGCCGGGCGCAGCGACGGCTTCTACGAAAAAGGCTTGAAGGCCTGGGATATCGCGGCCGGTGCGCTGCTCGTGACCGAAGCCGGCGGCATCGTTGGCGAGTTCAATGGCGAGTCGGCCTACCTCTACAAGGGCGACATTATTGCCGCCAGCCCGAAGGTGTTCGGGCAAATGGTGACCCTCCTGTCGCCATTCGCGTAAAATACGGCACTAAGTTGTAACGGGAGTCACAAATGATTCCCGCACCCACCTTAAAATTTCCACAGCGAAATCCATTTGGTTTAGACTTGCTGTTGTGATACTGCATTGCCCGGTGGCGCTCTCCCAGTGCCTGCGCCACCACGGATTCTTAATTCGATTGCCTGTGACTGGCGCCCTATTGCGGCGGCGGGCCGATCTCACCATAAAGCTAACATGTCCTTTTCTCAACTCGGCCTGTCCGATGCCATCGTTCGTGCAGTGACCGAACACGGATACACCGTCCCGACCCCGATCCAGACGCAGGCCATTCCGGCCGTGCTCGCTGGCGGTGATTTGCTCGCGGGTGCGCAGACCGGTACGGGCAAGACCGCCGGTTTTACGCTGCCGATCCTGAACCGCCTGTCGACCGACAAGGTGGGCGCGGCCCTGACCAGCAAATCGTCCACCCGTTCCGTGCGCTGCCTGATCCTGACCCCGACCCGCGAACTGGCGGCCCAGGTCGAAGAAAGCGTGCGCGTCTACGGCAAGTACACCCAGCTCAACTCGGCCGTCATTTTCGGCGGCGTGGGCATCAACCCGCAGATCAAGCAGCTCAAGCATGGCGTGGACATTCTGGTGGCCACGCCGGGCCGCCTGCTCGATCACATGGAACAGCGCACGGTGGACTTGTCCCGCATTGAAATCCTGATCCTGGACGAAGCCGACCGCATGCTGGACATGGGCTTTATCCGTGACATCAAGAAGGTGCTCGCTGCCCTGCCGCCGAAGCGCCAGAATTTGCTGTTCTCGGCCACCTTCTCGGACGAAATCAAGGCCCTGGCCGATGGCCTGCTCAACAAGCCGGCCATGATCGAAGTGGCGCGCCGCAATTCGACCGTGGAAGTGATTTCGCAAAAGATTCACCCGGTGGACCGCGACAAGAAGCACCAGATGCTGTCGCACCTGATCAAGACCCACAAGTGGACCCAGGTGCTGGTA
This region of Massilia sp. PAMC28688 genomic DNA includes:
- a CDS encoding DEAD/DEAH box helicase, coding for MSFSQLGLSDAIVRAVTEHGYTVPTPIQTQAIPAVLAGGDLLAGAQTGTGKTAGFTLPILNRLSTDKVGAALTSKSSTRSVRCLILTPTRELAAQVEESVRVYGKYTQLNSAVIFGGVGINPQIKQLKHGVDILVATPGRLLDHMEQRTVDLSRIEILILDEADRMLDMGFIRDIKKVLAALPPKRQNLLFSATFSDEIKALADGLLNKPAMIEVARRNSTVEVISQKIHPVDRDKKHQMLSHLIKTHKWTQVLVFTRTKHGANKLVEQLNGDGIGAMAIHGNKSQSARTKALSEFKDGQLQVLVATDIAARGIDIDQLPHVVNYDLPNIPEDYVHRIGRTGRAGATGEAVSLVCVDEHIMLKDIEKLIKQTLPREVIAGFEPDPNARAQAIQLRSGAPGHRNGGGRSGGGGGQVVKVGAGRNTAKPRSAGPAGGGGGNRGPRAAPAHRSGGRGR
- a CDS encoding GMC family oxidoreductase: MSVIPDPIQAGVAGGWSVTDAATLTSDRTMEADVVIVGSGAGGGVTAEILARSGLKVLIVEEGALKSSRDFKMREAEAYPTLYQESAARKTRDKAINILQGRTVGGSTTVNWTSSFRTPTPTLEYWQKHFGLAGYSAEALAPWFLMMEQRLHVSTWLTPPNENNDLLKRGAAQLGIPAAAIMRNVKGCWNLGYCGMGCPTNAKQSMLVTTIPAALEHKATLLTHARAERLVFKGERVDSLVVTALDADGLAPTGRTIVLRARHFVVAGGAINSPGLLLRSKAPDPHGLLGKRTFLHPTVISAGIFEQRVDGYAGAPQTIYSDHFLDTQAIDGPIGYKLEAPPLHPLLLSTTMAGYGQAHADMMRQYPHVHALLALLRDGFHEQSQGGTVQLGSGGAAVLDYPITGFVWDGVKRSMLSMAEIQFAAGAKTVQPVHEMADRYSTWAAAKKGIESLDFAPLITRVVSAHVMGGCAMSDDENLGVVNANGRYHGVSNLSVHDGSLFPTSIGANPQLSIYGITARLASILAQELTGKPAARLVAA
- a CDS encoding inositol monophosphatase family protein — translated: MLNTAIKAARRAATVIQRASFDVDRLSVTEKQHNDFVTDVDQAAEQAIIETLLKAYPEHAILAEESGASSNLNDESEFAWIIDPIDGTTNFMHGYPNYCISIALSQRGVITQAVVYDPVRNDLYTATKGAGAYLNDKRIRVTKHDRLSNTLLCTGHAAGPRALEDYMRMYKAVAERCQAVRSSGSAALELANVAAGRSDGFYEKGLKAWDIAAGALLVTEAGGIVGEFNGESAYLYKGDIIAASPKVFGQMVTLLSPFA
- a CDS encoding triacylglycerol lipase, giving the protein MRTRTLLRWLLLVQAACALLFAWALVGGGTIASWPLALAAGALIVLVVRMLITANNFLMTARFSSATPANFQLAAGARLKLFAEEFIATLLQSSWFMARASARERIYDNRTYPPVLLLHGYGCNSGYWSHLTPLLDAGGISHASLDLEPMLGAIDDYVPLVERAVATLCAKTNAPKVVIIAHSMGGLVARAYMRAHGEARVAHIFTLGTPHFGTSLASKGIGLNAAQMRRSGGPDAPECDWLRELGASETPARRALITSIFTHHDNIVAPQTSSVLPGARSIEFGGIGHVAMGRNPRILNRLMQELADLFTP
- a CDS encoding RNA methyltransferase translates to MNMPQTPTSVFQRLRFVLVETSRAGNIGAAARAMKTMGFGELVLVNPRFPDMTRDAEAIAFASGALDVLEGARTVSSMAEALEGCNFAAAVSARLREFSPPVWTPREFAGHVAGQGELSAALIFGNERFGLPNQIVEQCNVLINIPANPDYSSLNLAQALQVLAYECRVADGAVAPASNIGFHGDAASLEQIEGMFAHLEQALVQIDFLDANNPKKLMPRLKRLFSRTQLETEEVNILRGIARQIIKAAK